In Sedimenticola thiotaurini, the following proteins share a genomic window:
- the nuoN gene encoding NADH-quinone oxidoreductase subunit NuoN, translating to MQFDTSSLIPVLPEIFILSAACLILVVDLFLKEEQRVISYGMTLISLLLAIIVTLMTSPDETRIVFDGSVVRDGMADILKIAIFIISAGAFLYSKDYLRDRDLFKGEYYVLGLFAILGMMVMISANSFLTVYLGVELLALSFYALVAFNRDSTGGAEAAMKYFVLGALASGMLLYGISMIYGSTGSIEFQAISAGLTNPDVNKIVLVFGLVFVVIGMAFKFGAVPFHMWVPDVYEGAPTAVVTLLGSAPKIAAFALAIRMLVDGLGGLHGDWQYMLVILSILSMGVGNVIAIAQGNIKRMLAYSTISHVGFILLGILAGTSTGYTAAMFYTIVYAIMALGAFGIVMLLSRRGFEAENLDDYKGLNERSPWFAGMMLLVMFSMAGVPPTVGFFAKMVVLEAVISVDMTWLALVGVFFSIIGAFYYLRIVKLMYFDKPVDETPLIAGMDTQIALSVNGLSMLVLGMFPAGLLSLCAAAFG from the coding sequence ATGCAATTTGATACATCCAGCCTGATACCGGTACTACCGGAGATCTTTATCTTGTCAGCGGCCTGTTTGATCCTGGTGGTGGATCTGTTTCTGAAAGAGGAGCAACGGGTAATCAGTTACGGCATGACCCTGATCAGTCTGCTGCTGGCGATTATTGTCACCCTGATGACATCCCCTGACGAAACACGCATTGTGTTCGACGGCAGTGTTGTGCGGGATGGTATGGCGGATATCCTCAAGATAGCCATTTTCATCATCAGTGCCGGTGCCTTCCTCTACTCCAAGGATTATCTGCGGGACCGGGATCTGTTCAAAGGTGAGTACTATGTGCTGGGCCTGTTCGCCATCCTGGGCATGATGGTGATGATCTCGGCCAACAGCTTCCTGACGGTCTATCTGGGTGTGGAATTGCTGGCGCTCAGTTTCTACGCGCTCGTCGCCTTTAACCGGGATTCTACCGGTGGTGCAGAGGCCGCGATGAAATATTTTGTACTGGGTGCGCTGGCTTCCGGCATGCTGCTCTATGGTATCTCCATGATCTATGGTTCAACCGGATCTATCGAGTTCCAGGCGATCAGTGCCGGCTTGACCAATCCGGATGTGAACAAGATTGTACTGGTCTTCGGGCTGGTGTTTGTAGTGATCGGTATGGCCTTCAAGTTTGGTGCAGTGCCGTTCCATATGTGGGTTCCCGATGTGTATGAAGGGGCGCCCACCGCCGTAGTGACCTTGCTTGGTAGTGCGCCCAAGATTGCCGCATTCGCGCTGGCGATACGGATGCTGGTGGATGGCCTGGGTGGGCTACATGGCGATTGGCAATATATGCTGGTGATATTGTCGATTCTCTCTATGGGTGTGGGTAATGTTATTGCCATTGCCCAGGGGAATATCAAACGCATGTTGGCCTATTCAACCATCTCCCATGTGGGTTTCATTCTGCTGGGTATACTGGCTGGCACGAGTACCGGTTACACGGCCGCCATGTTCTACACTATCGTCTATGCGATCATGGCCCTGGGTGCCTTCGGAATTGTCATGCTACTCAGCCGGCGGGGTTTCGAGGCGGAGAATCTGGATGACTACAAGGGTCTCAACGAGCGCAGTCCCTGGTTTGCCGGCATGATGCTGCTGGTGATGTTCTCCATGGCTGGCGTGCCGCCTACTGTCGGCTTCTTTGCCAAGATGGTGGTGCTGGAAGCGGTCATCAGTGTGGATATGACCTGGCTTGCCCTGGTGGGTGTGTTCTTCTCCATTATTGGTGCTTTCTACTACCTGCGTATCGTCAAGCTGATGTATTTCGACAAGCCGGTGGATGAGACGCCCCTGATCGCTGGTATGGACACCCAGATTGCACTATCGGTGAATGGGCTCTCCATGTTGGTCTTGGGAATGTTTCCCGCCGGTTTGCTATCGCTTTGCGCTGCAGCGTTCGGATAA
- a CDS encoding NADH-quinone oxidoreductase subunit M — MLADWPILSLTIWLPIVGGLLVLASGDKAANATRWTALTIAILTFLVSLPLYSSFDPSTASMQFVERASWIELFNIEYYLGVDGISMPLIILTTFITILVIIAGWEVIQYKPSHYMAAFLIMEGVMIGVFSALDAMLFYVFWEAMLIPMFLIIGVWGGPNRVYATIKFFIYTFFGSVFMLVALIYMYFQAGSFDILAFHDLKMDLNVQILIFIAFLMAFAVKVPMWPVHTWLPDAHVEAPTGGSVILAAIMLKIGGYGFLRFSLPITPDASQHLDWLIITISLIAIVYISFVALVQQDMKKLIAYSSIAHMGFVTLGFFIVFMIAQNGNANGGALLGMEGGMVQMVSHGFVSAAMFLCVGVLYDRLHSRQIADYGGVVHSMPIFAGFMVFFAMSNAGLPGTSGFVGEFMVILASFRADFWFAFLAATTLITGAAYTLWMIKRVVFGPVVSDKVAALKDISGREFLVLGSLAIAVLALGLWPAPLVEVMDASVANLLKHIAVTKIP; from the coding sequence ATGTTAGCAGACTGGCCCATCCTCAGTTTGACCATCTGGTTACCCATCGTTGGTGGCTTACTGGTTCTCGCAAGTGGAGACAAGGCAGCCAACGCCACGCGCTGGACGGCCCTGACCATTGCGATCCTCACATTCCTTGTGAGTCTGCCGCTCTACTCGTCTTTTGACCCGTCTACAGCAAGTATGCAGTTTGTTGAGCGCGCGAGCTGGATTGAACTGTTCAATATCGAGTACTACCTTGGGGTGGACGGTATCTCCATGCCGTTGATCATCCTTACGACCTTTATCACAATTCTGGTGATAATCGCCGGTTGGGAGGTGATTCAGTACAAACCCTCCCACTACATGGCGGCGTTCCTGATCATGGAAGGTGTCATGATCGGTGTCTTCTCGGCCCTGGATGCCATGCTGTTCTACGTATTCTGGGAAGCGATGTTGATACCGATGTTCCTGATTATTGGTGTCTGGGGTGGGCCAAACCGGGTTTATGCCACCATCAAGTTCTTCATCTACACCTTCTTTGGATCGGTCTTCATGTTGGTCGCCCTGATCTACATGTATTTCCAGGCGGGCAGTTTCGATATCCTCGCATTCCACGATCTGAAAATGGATCTGAATGTGCAGATTCTGATCTTTATTGCCTTCCTGATGGCGTTTGCCGTTAAAGTGCCGATGTGGCCGGTGCATACCTGGTTGCCGGATGCGCACGTGGAGGCACCGACTGGCGGTTCGGTTATTCTGGCAGCAATCATGCTGAAGATCGGTGGCTACGGCTTCCTGCGTTTCAGTCTGCCGATTACACCGGACGCGAGTCAGCACTTGGATTGGCTGATCATTACTATCTCCCTGATCGCTATCGTCTACATCAGTTTCGTTGCACTGGTGCAGCAGGATATGAAGAAGCTGATCGCCTATTCATCCATCGCTCACATGGGTTTTGTGACCCTGGGCTTCTTCATCGTGTTCATGATTGCCCAGAACGGCAACGCCAATGGTGGTGCCTTGTTGGGTATGGAAGGCGGCATGGTACAGATGGTGTCGCACGGTTTTGTATCGGCTGCGATGTTCCTCTGTGTCGGCGTGTTGTATGACCGTCTGCACAGTCGCCAGATAGCCGATTACGGTGGCGTGGTCCACAGCATGCCCATCTTTGCCGGTTTCATGGTGTTCTTCGCCATGTCGAATGCCGGACTTCCCGGCACCTCGGGGTTCGTGGGTGAATTTATGGTTATCCTGGCCAGCTTCCGTGCCGACTTCTGGTTCGCTTTCCTGGCCGCGACCACCTTGATTACCGGTGCCGCCTACACCCTGTGGATGATTAAACGGGTGGTGTTTGGTCCTGTGGTCAGTGACAAGGTCGCTGCACTGAAGGATATCAGTGGGCGCGAGTTTCTGGTGCTCGGCTCACTGGCAATCGCCGTGTTGGCTCTCGGTCTCTGGCCTGCGCCTCTGGTCGAGGTGATGGATGCATCCGTCGCCAACCTTCTGAAACATATTGCGGTAACAAAAATACCCTAA
- a CDS encoding NADH-quinone oxidoreductase subunit J, whose product MTFEKFVFYLFAATLVFAATMVVTRRNPVHSALFLVLAFFSSAGIWLLAEAEFLAIVLILVYVGAVMVLFLFVVMMLDIDVATLRAGFIRHMPVGLLVAVVMAVEIFLVVGPGNFGLDKMPAPAAHAASYNNTEELGSVLYTVYMYPFEIAAVILLVGIIAAIGLTMRRRPDTKYQNPSLQVRVKKEDRVRVLKMDAED is encoded by the coding sequence ATGACATTCGAGAAGTTTGTCTTTTATCTGTTTGCAGCCACCCTTGTGTTTGCTGCCACCATGGTTGTTACCCGGCGCAATCCTGTGCATTCGGCACTGTTCCTGGTGCTGGCGTTTTTTTCCAGCGCCGGTATCTGGCTGCTGGCTGAAGCGGAATTCCTGGCGATCGTCCTGATTCTTGTCTATGTCGGTGCCGTCATGGTGTTGTTCCTGTTCGTGGTGATGATGCTGGATATTGATGTCGCCACATTGCGAGCTGGTTTCATTCGCCATATGCCGGTCGGTCTGCTGGTGGCTGTGGTGATGGCGGTGGAGATATTCCTGGTGGTGGGGCCGGGCAACTTCGGCCTGGACAAAATGCCCGCTCCAGCCGCCCATGCAGCCAGTTACAACAATACCGAAGAGTTGGGTAGTGTGCTCTACACCGTCTATATGTATCCGTTCGAAATAGCGGCAGTCATACTGCTGGTGGGCATTATTGCCGCCATCGGGCTGACCATGCGCCGGCGCCCGGATACCAAGTATCAGAACCCCTCATTACAGGTTCGTGTGAAGAAGGAAGATCGCGTGCGGGTATTGAAAATGGATGCAGAGGATTGA
- the nuoK gene encoding NADH-quinone oxidoreductase subunit NuoK has product MIALSDYLILGAILFSLSVTGIFLNRKNVIILLMCVELMLLAVNINFIAFSHFLGDTAGQVFVFFILTVAAAEAAIGLAILVVLFRNRHSINVEDLDTLKG; this is encoded by the coding sequence ATGATTGCACTTTCCGACTATCTCATACTCGGCGCCATACTGTTTTCACTCAGTGTGACGGGTATTTTCCTGAACAGGAAGAATGTCATCATCCTGTTGATGTGTGTGGAGCTGATGTTGTTGGCTGTGAATATCAACTTTATAGCTTTCTCCCATTTTCTTGGTGACACCGCCGGTCAGGTGTTTGTCTTTTTCATCCTGACTGTGGCCGCCGCTGAAGCGGCTATTGGCCTGGCGATTCTCGTGGTGCTGTTCCGTAATCGGCACTCCATTAACGTTGAAGATCTGGATACTCTCAAGGGTTAA
- the nuoF gene encoding NADH-quinone oxidoreductase subunit NuoF, which yields MANEVCLRNNDLERPWLLETYQSRGGYSALTKILKEKTPPEQIIEEVKASGLRGRGGAGFPTGLKWSFISRNAPGQKYVVCNSDEGEPGTFKDRDILRYNPHQLIEGMIIAGYAIGATVGYNYIRGEFWEPYERFEAALEEARAAGFLGENLLGSGFDFQLHTHLGGGAYVCGEETALLESIEGKKGQPRYKPPFPAHFGLYGRPTIINNTESLASIPVIMEKGGEWFKQLGVENSGGSKLFSISGNINNPGVFEIPLGTPFSELLEMAGGMKDGRKIKAVIPGGSSAPIIPGEQMMELTMDYDAIANAGSMLGSGAVIVLDDTNCMVKVLERMSYFYYEESCGQCTPCREGTGWLYRVVNRIERGEGRPEDLALLDDVTQKIAGRTICALGDAAAMPVQGMLKHFRHEFEYHIEHKKCMVD from the coding sequence ATGGCCAATGAAGTCTGTCTCAGAAATAATGATCTCGAACGCCCCTGGCTGCTGGAGACTTATCAGAGCCGTGGCGGCTACTCTGCACTGACCAAGATCCTGAAAGAGAAAACACCGCCGGAGCAGATAATTGAAGAGGTCAAGGCGTCCGGCTTACGGGGCCGTGGTGGTGCCGGATTTCCAACCGGTCTGAAGTGGAGCTTTATCTCCCGCAACGCACCTGGTCAAAAATATGTGGTGTGTAACTCGGACGAGGGTGAACCCGGTACATTCAAGGACCGGGATATTCTGCGTTATAACCCCCACCAGTTGATCGAAGGGATGATTATTGCCGGGTACGCCATCGGCGCTACGGTCGGTTACAACTACATCCGCGGTGAATTCTGGGAGCCCTACGAACGTTTCGAAGCTGCTCTGGAAGAGGCGCGGGCGGCCGGCTTCCTGGGTGAGAACCTGCTCGGTTCCGGGTTTGATTTCCAACTCCATACGCACCTGGGTGGCGGCGCCTATGTGTGCGGTGAAGAGACGGCGCTGCTGGAGTCCATCGAGGGCAAGAAGGGACAGCCCCGTTACAAACCGCCGTTCCCGGCTCACTTCGGTCTTTATGGCAGACCGACCATTATCAATAACACCGAGTCACTGGCCTCCATTCCGGTCATCATGGAAAAGGGTGGCGAGTGGTTCAAGCAACTGGGCGTGGAAAACAGTGGCGGTTCCAAGCTGTTCTCTATCTCGGGCAATATCAACAATCCGGGGGTGTTTGAAATTCCCCTGGGTACGCCGTTCTCTGAACTGCTGGAGATGGCGGGTGGCATGAAAGATGGCCGCAAAATCAAGGCAGTTATACCCGGTGGCTCCTCCGCTCCCATTATTCCGGGTGAGCAGATGATGGAGTTGACCATGGACTATGATGCCATCGCCAACGCCGGCTCCATGCTCGGTTCCGGTGCCGTGATTGTACTGGATGACACCAACTGCATGGTCAAGGTGCTGGAGCGTATGTCCTACTTCTATTATGAAGAGTCCTGTGGCCAGTGCACACCTTGTCGTGAGGGGACCGGCTGGCTCTACCGCGTAGTGAACCGTATTGAACGTGGTGAGGGGCGTCCTGAAGACCTGGCGCTTCTGGATGATGTTACGCAGAAAATAGCCGGTCGCACCATCTGTGCCCTGGGTGATGCGGCAGCGATGCCGGTACAAGGCATGCTGAAGCACTTCCGGCATGAGTTCGAGTATCACATTGAACACAAGAAATGCATGGTCGATTGA
- the nuoG gene encoding NADH-quinone oxidoreductase subunit NuoG: MSEDQTITIEIDGKAIEATPGQMLIEVTDAAGIDIPRFCYHKKLSVAANCRMCLVEVERAPKPLPACATPVNDGMKVFTRSPMALAAQKGTMEFLLINHPLDCPICDQGGECELQDISMGYGGDVSRFVEGKRIVKDKDIGPLIVTDLTRCIHCTRCVRFGAEIAGIRELGATGRGEHMTIGTYVERSVDSELSGNIIDVCPVGSLTSKPSQFKARAWELIQRDSVAPHDSVGSNIHVHVRRNELIRVVPKENEPVNECWISDRDRFSYEGVYSEQRLTSPMLKKDGEWTAVSWDVALEETAKGLKAAGADLGALLSPGSTLEELFLAQKLVRALGSEAIDSRLRQGDFRDAAPRVPWLGQPIAALETVDAALLVGSNIRKEQPLLGHRLRKAALEGAKISFINPLELDLNYKADQLVSSPRGMIDELAAVAKAAGASGALIDQAVVSEQHQAIAASLKSASNGTLLLGNLATAHDDFALLRTLATAIAEACDLTLGYLPESANSVGAHMVGAVGTADSNARTMLEQPRKAYLLMGIQPGLDLWNPTAASSAFAQADFVVALTAYRSADLESAANVLLPTALFAETSGSFVNAAGTLQSFAGAITPAGAIRPAWKVLRVLGNLLDVSGFDYISSDEVLAEIKTVLAEVTPDNAVTTGGISAAHPGTGGLQRIGDVPIYAVDPLVRHAPSLQKTHDGIPAGIYINSEEAERQGLSEGETAVAVQDGNRAQLPVFIDPNVPNGCVRIPAALAGTETLGAQFGEVTLEKV; this comes from the coding sequence ATGTCTGAAGACCAGACGATTACAATTGAGATAGATGGCAAGGCGATAGAGGCCACCCCCGGTCAGATGCTGATCGAGGTGACCGATGCCGCCGGTATCGATATCCCACGTTTCTGTTATCACAAGAAACTCTCCGTTGCCGCAAACTGCCGGATGTGTCTGGTTGAGGTTGAGCGGGCGCCCAAGCCGCTGCCGGCCTGTGCGACGCCGGTGAATGATGGCATGAAGGTGTTTACCCGCTCCCCGATGGCGCTGGCTGCGCAGAAGGGGACCATGGAGTTTCTGCTGATCAATCATCCGCTGGACTGCCCTATTTGCGACCAGGGTGGCGAGTGTGAGTTGCAGGATATCTCCATGGGGTACGGCGGTGATGTCTCCCGGTTCGTGGAAGGCAAGCGGATCGTCAAGGACAAGGATATCGGTCCTCTGATCGTGACCGATCTGACCCGTTGTATTCACTGCACCCGTTGTGTACGTTTTGGCGCCGAGATCGCCGGTATCCGCGAATTGGGTGCCACTGGTCGCGGTGAGCACATGACCATCGGTACCTACGTTGAGCGCAGTGTTGATTCGGAGCTTTCAGGTAACATTATCGACGTCTGCCCGGTGGGTTCGCTGACCTCCAAACCTTCGCAGTTCAAGGCGCGCGCCTGGGAGTTGATCCAGCGCGATTCTGTTGCTCCGCATGATTCCGTTGGCTCCAATATACATGTCCACGTTCGGCGAAATGAACTGATCCGGGTTGTTCCCAAAGAGAACGAGCCGGTCAATGAGTGCTGGATCTCCGATCGGGACCGCTTCAGTTACGAAGGCGTCTACAGTGAGCAACGCCTCACCTCTCCGATGCTCAAGAAAGACGGTGAGTGGACCGCGGTAAGTTGGGATGTGGCTCTGGAGGAGACGGCCAAAGGCCTCAAGGCCGCTGGCGCCGATCTGGGCGCACTGCTTTCACCCGGCTCGACGCTGGAAGAACTATTCCTGGCGCAGAAACTGGTCAGGGCGCTTGGTAGTGAAGCGATCGACAGCCGTTTGCGGCAGGGTGATTTCCGCGATGCGGCACCCCGGGTACCCTGGCTGGGGCAGCCGATCGCGGCGCTGGAAACAGTCGATGCGGCATTGCTGGTGGGCAGTAACATCCGCAAAGAGCAGCCCCTGCTGGGACATCGTCTGCGCAAGGCGGCTCTGGAAGGTGCCAAAATCAGTTTCATCAACCCGCTGGAGTTGGACCTCAACTACAAGGCCGACCAGCTGGTGAGTTCGCCGCGCGGCATGATCGACGAACTGGCGGCGGTTGCCAAGGCGGCTGGTGCCAGTGGTGCGCTGATAGACCAGGCGGTGGTTTCTGAACAGCATCAGGCGATCGCTGCGAGCCTGAAATCCGCGTCCAACGGAACCCTGTTGCTGGGCAATCTGGCCACAGCCCACGACGACTTCGCGCTGCTGCGGACCCTGGCGACCGCCATCGCAGAGGCGTGTGACCTGACCCTGGGCTACCTGCCGGAATCGGCCAACAGTGTGGGAGCCCATATGGTTGGTGCGGTCGGGACGGCGGACAGTAACGCCCGGACGATGCTCGAACAACCCCGTAAGGCGTATCTGTTGATGGGGATACAGCCTGGACTGGATCTGTGGAACCCGACCGCTGCCAGCAGCGCTTTTGCGCAGGCTGATTTCGTGGTTGCCCTGACCGCTTATCGAAGCGCGGATCTGGAGTCGGCGGCCAACGTGCTGCTGCCAACAGCGCTGTTTGCCGAAACTTCCGGCAGCTTTGTTAACGCAGCTGGCACCCTGCAGTCATTTGCGGGAGCCATCACTCCCGCCGGCGCAATCCGCCCGGCCTGGAAAGTGCTGCGAGTCCTGGGCAATCTGCTGGATGTGTCGGGTTTCGATTATATTAGCTCCGACGAAGTACTGGCGGAGATTAAGACGGTGCTTGCCGAGGTTACCCCGGACAACGCCGTGACGACCGGTGGTATTTCGGCGGCACATCCCGGTACCGGCGGCCTGCAACGCATCGGTGATGTGCCGATCTATGCAGTGGATCCGTTGGTGCGCCATGCGCCATCCCTGCAGAAGACCCATGATGGGATTCCGGCAGGTATCTACATCAACAGTGAAGAGGCGGAGCGGCAGGGGCTATCCGAGGGCGAGACGGCTGTCGCTGTACAGGATGGTAACCGCGCCCAGCTGCCAGTCTTTATTGATCCCAACGTACCAAACGGTTGTGTCCGGATACCCGCTGCGCTGGCCGGTACCGAGACACTGGGTGCCCAGTTTGGTGAAGTGACCCTGGAGAAGGTTTAA
- the nuoI gene encoding NADH-quinone oxidoreductase subunit NuoI, producing the protein MKMLRDYIKSLAMLELLKGLGVTGRYLFRKKFTVQYPEEKAPISPRFRGLHALRRYENGEERCIACKLCEATCPAVAITIEVSPPQPDGSRRTSRYDIDLFKCIFCGYCQEACPVDAIVETPIYEYHFENRQDAVMTKEKLLAVGDKHESALADCIRADGKYR; encoded by the coding sequence ATGAAAATGCTACGCGATTACATCAAAAGTCTGGCCATGCTGGAACTCCTCAAGGGTTTGGGGGTGACCGGGCGATATCTATTCAGAAAAAAATTCACGGTTCAATACCCTGAAGAGAAGGCCCCGATCTCTCCGCGCTTCCGGGGGTTACACGCCCTGCGGCGGTATGAGAACGGAGAGGAGCGCTGTATTGCCTGCAAGCTGTGTGAGGCGACTTGTCCGGCAGTGGCCATCACCATCGAAGTGTCACCACCACAACCGGATGGGTCACGACGGACATCCCGTTATGATATCGATCTGTTCAAGTGCATCTTCTGCGGCTACTGCCAGGAAGCATGCCCGGTGGATGCAATTGTGGAAACACCGATCTACGAGTACCACTTTGAAAATCGCCAGGATGCGGTCATGACCAAGGAAAAGCTGCTGGCTGTTGGTGATAAACATGAATCCGCCCTGGCCGACTGCATTCGTGCAGACGGTAAGTACCGGTAA
- the nuoL gene encoding NADH-quinone oxidoreductase subunit L, translated as MDKIYLLIVLAPLIGAIIAGLMGSRIGRAGAHWITSGGVGLSMLLSVYVLLQFINGTTGVYNESLYTWMVSEGIRMEIGFLVDQLTAMMMVVVTFVSFCVHIYTIGYMAHDEENWPNESLAGINSYQRFFSYISLFTFSMLMLVMSNNFLQLFFGWEAVGLVSYLLIGFWSVRETAVFANLKAFLVNRVGDFGFLLGIAAIAMYTNSLDYTEVFKAAPQLADTQISLFGDTAWSLMTVICICLFIGAMGKSAQVPLHVWLPDSMEGPTPISALIHAATMVTAGIFMVARMSPLYELSETALTFVLVIGATTALFTGLIGVVQNDIKRVVAYSTLSQLGYMMVALGVSAYAAGVFHLMTHAFFKALLFLAAGSVIIGMHHDQDIRNMGGVRKYMKITWITALIGSLALIGLPGSSGFFSKDAIIEAVHHSTIAGSGYAYFAVVAGVFITALYSFRMYFLVFHGNGPRDEHAREHLRESPKVVTIPLILLAIPSLFIGMFTVREMVFGDWFKDVIFVLPEHNTLGQIEFHGTWAFFTHGIFGLPTLLAASGVAVAFVFYMVKPSLASAWKKRFESVGIYQILDKKYGFDEAYQAIFAGGSRGLGKLFWNLGDRRLIDGLIVNGSARSVGLFAGWVRNIQTGYLFHYAIAMILGLLVLLTWFVIA; from the coding sequence ATGGACAAGATCTACCTCCTTATCGTGCTGGCGCCCCTGATTGGCGCAATCATCGCCGGCTTAATGGGCTCGCGTATCGGTCGTGCCGGCGCGCACTGGATAACCAGTGGCGGTGTCGGGCTGTCCATGTTGTTGTCTGTTTATGTATTGCTCCAGTTTATTAACGGTACCACCGGGGTTTATAACGAAAGCCTCTACACCTGGATGGTCAGCGAAGGTATTCGCATGGAGATCGGTTTCCTGGTGGATCAGCTGACTGCCATGATGATGGTGGTGGTTACCTTCGTCTCCTTCTGTGTACATATCTACACCATTGGCTACATGGCCCATGATGAAGAGAACTGGCCCAATGAGAGCCTGGCCGGTATCAACAGCTACCAGCGCTTCTTCAGTTACATTTCCCTGTTTACCTTCTCCATGCTCATGCTGGTGATGTCGAATAATTTCCTGCAGCTGTTCTTCGGCTGGGAAGCAGTGGGCCTGGTCTCCTATCTGTTGATCGGTTTCTGGTCGGTGCGGGAGACCGCGGTATTCGCCAATCTTAAGGCGTTCCTGGTCAACCGGGTCGGTGATTTCGGTTTCCTGCTGGGTATTGCAGCGATAGCCATGTACACCAACAGCCTGGATTACACCGAGGTGTTCAAGGCCGCTCCGCAGCTGGCGGATACCCAGATCAGCCTGTTTGGTGATACCGCCTGGTCGTTGATGACGGTGATCTGTATCTGCCTGTTTATCGGTGCCATGGGTAAATCGGCCCAGGTGCCGCTGCACGTCTGGTTGCCGGATTCAATGGAAGGTCCGACGCCGATCTCCGCATTGATCCACGCCGCCACCATGGTAACCGCCGGTATCTTCATGGTTGCGCGTATGTCGCCTCTGTATGAACTGTCCGAGACGGCGTTGACCTTTGTGCTGGTTATTGGTGCCACCACCGCACTGTTTACCGGTTTGATCGGTGTGGTGCAGAACGACATTAAACGGGTGGTGGCTTACTCCACCCTGTCCCAGCTCGGCTACATGATGGTGGCGCTGGGTGTTTCAGCCTACGCGGCGGGGGTTTTCCATCTGATGACCCACGCCTTCTTCAAGGCGCTGCTGTTCCTGGCCGCTGGTTCGGTCATCATCGGCATGCACCATGATCAGGATATCCGTAACATGGGCGGTGTCCGCAAATACATGAAGATCACCTGGATCACGGCACTGATCGGTTCGCTGGCGCTGATCGGTCTGCCGGGGTCGTCCGGGTTCTTCTCCAAGGATGCCATTATCGAAGCGGTACATCACTCCACTATCGCCGGTTCTGGCTATGCCTACTTCGCCGTAGTGGCTGGTGTGTTCATTACCGCGCTCTACAGCTTCCGTATGTACTTCCTGGTATTCCACGGCAACGGTCCGCGGGATGAGCATGCCAGGGAACACCTGCGGGAGTCGCCTAAAGTGGTCACCATTCCACTCATACTGCTGGCCATCCCATCGCTGTTTATCGGTATGTTTACCGTCAGGGAGATGGTGTTTGGTGACTGGTTCAAGGATGTGATCTTTGTATTGCCAGAGCACAACACGCTGGGGCAGATCGAGTTCCATGGTACCTGGGCCTTCTTCACTCATGGCATCTTTGGCCTGCCCACCCTGCTGGCGGCTTCAGGTGTAGCCGTGGCATTCGTCTTCTACATGGTGAAGCCGTCCCTGGCCAGCGCCTGGAAGAAGCGCTTCGAGAGTGTGGGTATTTACCAGATACTGGACAAGAAATATGGCTTTGACGAGGCTTATCAGGCGATATTCGCCGGGGGCAGTCGGGGTCTCGGGAAGCTGTTCTGGAACCTGGGTGACCGTCGTTTGATTGATGGGCTGATTGTTAACGGGTCCGCCCGCTCCGTTGGCCTGTTCGCTGGTTGGGTGCGTAACATCCAGACCGGTTATCTCTTCCATTACGCAATTGCCATGATTCTGGGTCTGCTGGTTCTGCTGACCTGGTTCGTGATCGCTTAA